The DNA segment TGACCATGGTCGACCGCCAGGAGGGCGCTGTCGAGAATTTTGCTCAAGCCGGCCTCGCCTTCCGCTGGCTATTCCAGGCGAGCGAATATCTGAAGGACTAGTGGAGTGGATTTGACATTCGCTAGCCCCCGCAGCGAGTTCGTAAAGCGAATGTCAAATCCGAAACTCCACTAGAAACGTATGTTTGCTAGTGGTCCTTCTAATTCTAACATTCGCAAAAGTGGCCGCTGAGAAGGGATGCGAATGTTAGAATTGGACCACTAGGCGCCCTTCCCGGGAAGCACTTTCTTTGCCGCTCCCGCTCCGCTGCTCATAGCTCGTTTACCATCCCGCATTACTGTCAACGGCGCCGGACATCGGTTCGTCCGGACCGTTTTTGAGCGTCGCGTGGGGTAAGCGTTGCGTATCGAGTTGACCAATCAGCGCATGCGGCGCCGCATGCTCGTTGCCGCCGTCGTCTTCGCCAGCGCGGTGGGGCTCGCGCCCCACACGGCATCCGCCGAAGGCCTGTTCGACATGTTTTTCGGCGGCCTTGGCAAGCAACAACACCAGGCGTCGCCCCCACAGGCCAATTTCTTCGCTGATCCGTCTCAGCAGCCGGCTACGCCCGCCTCGCGGCCCGTCGCTTACGGCGGCAGTGGTCCCGCATTCTGCGTGCGAAGCTGCGACGGCAAGTACTTTCCGCTGACCCGCGGCAACGCCTCGCCGGTTCAGATGTGTCAGGCCTTCTGTCCGGCCAGCCCGACCAAGGTATTCTACGGCAGCAATATCGACGGTGCGACGGGCGCAAACGGCGAACGCTATGCCGACAGCGAGAATGCCTTTGCCTATCGCAAGGCGCTGCGCGCCGACTGCACCTGTAACGGCCGCGACGCCGCCGGCCTCGCGCCAGTCGACCTGACGCTTGACGCTTCGCTGCGCGCCGGTGACGTCATCGCCACTACCGACGGGCTGGTCGCCTATTCCGGCATCAAGGTCGGCAACAACAACAGCCCGGAATTCATCCCGGTCGCGAACTATCCCGGCCTGACGGCAGAGGTTCGCGCGCGGCTCGGCAATATGAAGGTCGCGCCGGTCACGGCAGATGCGATCAGTAACGAAGCGCCGAATAGCGACATCACCGCAACGGTAGCGCCCGCAGCGAAGCCGGTGTTGCGCGGCAAGCAGGCAGCGCTGAACTGACGGCTCGATAAAGCCGTCACCTCCCGACGATGACGCCGATCACATTCGGCGCCGCGCGGTATTTCTCCTCGATCTGCGCGCGTGCAGCGGTGCGGTTTTCCGGCGTGAGCAGGCCGCGTTTCTCGGCCAGGATCATCCAGCAATAGCCCCACCAGTCCGTCAGCATGCCCTCGTCGTCGACGAGGTCGTAGCCCTGCTCGGCGGCGAACAGGCGCGCCTGCGCCTCGTCGAGCGAATCCAGAAAGACGTGGTCCTGGTCGGAGAACAGATCGTCGCTGATGTCGTCGGTGGTGTAGCCCCAGACCGACTGGCAGACAGCATTGAATTCGCGGTCGATGGCGTCGTCATCGACCAGCTGGCGGCGCGAGGCCTTATGCAGGCGCGACAGCGATCGGGCGAAGTCGGCGATGCGGGTCAGGGCGAATTGATCGAAGGCGATGGTGGACATGTAGTCCTCGGCAAGCTCGATAGACCATAGATGTTGTGTGAACGGCGTCTCGAATCACAATGATATATCAAAGACTTGCTAAAGTGTTCTTAATTTGTTCCGAGGCCAATCCTCCTTGCGTGCATTGCCGCCCATTAGTAGAGGCCCGATTTCCGAGGAGGAGCAGATGCGAAATGAGATCGTCCGAAAGGCTATCGAGTTAGGCCGCCCGCACGGCTTTGTGACTTTCGATCAACTCGACGAGCTATTGCGGGTAGAAATGCAGGCGGAAACGATGGCACCGGAAGATATCGAAGCACTCCTGGGGGCGCTTAGTGACGAAGGAATCAACGTCGTTGAAGCATGCTGAGGCTGCTAGGATCGCGCTTGGCGTTCGTGGAACCCGGCCCGGTCCTTGCATGAAAACTGTGCATGCATAGGGTACCGCGAACCGCCGGGTTTCGGTCCCACGGTGAGCTGCGTATCATGGGGTCCCGTTGCAGGGGTTTATTTTGCCAGAGCCTTCACATCCAGTGAATTCGCCGGCGCCGGGCCAGCCCATCGACGAGCTGGCGCTGTCGGAAATCAAGAGCGCCATTCTTGCCAAGCTCCGCCTTGCCATCGGCAAGGACGCCGGCATGGCCACCAGGCACGACTGGTATAAGGCGGCAGCGCTGGCGCTGCGCGACCGCATCGTGCACCGCTGGCTCTCGGCGGAGAAGCAGAGCTATGACGCCGGCCGCAAGCGCGTCTATTATCTCAGCCTCGAATTTCTGATCGGCCGCCTTTTCACCGATGCCCTGAACAATATGGGACTGCTGGCGCTGTTCGACGCGGCGCTCGGCGATCTCGGCGTTGGCCTGTCCGATTTGCGCAAATGCGAGCCGGATGCCGCACTTGGCAATGGCGGTCTGGGGCGGCTTGCGGCCTGCTTCATGGAAAGCATGGCGACGCTTGGCATCCCCGCAATCGGATACGGCATCCGCTACGATTTCGGCCTGTTCCGCCAGATCATCAATAACGGCTGGCAGCAGGAATACCCCGACGAATGGCTGAGCTTCGGCAACCCTTGGGAATTCCAGCGGCCGGAGGTGGTCTATCACGTTCATTTCGGCGGCGGCGTCGAACACGTCGAGACCCGGGGGCGCGACCACGCGATCTGGCATCCGGCCGAAACCGTGCAAGCCGTTGCCTACGACACACCGATCGTCGGATGGCGTGGTCATAACGTCAACGCGCTGCGGCTGTGGTCGGCGCGCTCGCCCGATCCGCTCAAGCTCGACGTCTTCAACACCGGTGACTATGTCGGCGCTGCCGCCGAGGAAACACGGGCGGAATCGATCTGCAAATTTCTCTATCCGAACGACGAAAGCCCTGCCGGGCGCGAACTGCGGCTGCGCCAGGAATATTTCTTCGTCTCCGCCTCGCTGCAGGATCTGGTCAAGCGTCATTTGGCGGCGGACGGGCAAATACGCGGCCTCGCGGCGAAAGTCGCGGTGCAGCTCAACGATACCCACCCGAGTCTCGCCGTCACCGAGTTGATGCGCATTCTCGTCGACCTGCACAACATCCGCTGGGACGATGCGTGGAAGATCACGGTCGCAACGCTGTCCTACACCAACCATACGCTGTTGCCCGAAGCGCTCGAGACCTGGCCGGTCGAGTTGTTTCAACGGCTATTGCCGCGGCATCTAGAGATCATCTACCGCATCAATGTCGCTCATCTTGCGCTTGCCGAGGAGCGTTGTCCCGGCGACGTCGATTTCCGCGCTTCGGTCTCCCTGATCGACGAGAAGTCCGGACGGCGGGTGCGAATGGGGCAGCTCGCGTTCGTCGGCTCTCATCGCATCAACGGCGTTTCGGCGATGCATTCCGACCTGATGAAGGAGACCGTGTTTCACGACCTCAATCATCTCTATCCCGGCCGTATCACCAACAAGACCAATGGCATCACCTTCCGCCGCTGGCTGATGCTGGCCAATCCGAAGCTCACCGAGCTGTTGCGCGAGGCCTGCGGCGAAGCCGTGCTCGACGATCCGACGCGGCTGCAACTGCTCGAGAAGAGCGCCGGCGATTCCGCGTTTCAGGACAAGTTCCGTAACGTCAAGCATCACAACAAGATCGCGCTAGCCCGCCTGATCGGCGAAAAGATCAACATCAAGGTCGATCCGGGCGCGTTGTTCGATGTGCAGATCAAGCGCATCCACGAATACAAGCGACAACTGCTCAATATCCTGGAAGCGATCGCGCTTTACCACGCGATCAAGGACAATCCGCAAGGCAACTGGGTGCCGCGCGTCAAGATTTTTGCCGGCAAGGCGGCCGCCAGCTATCGCTACGCCAAGCTGATCATCAAGCTGATCAACGACGTCGCCGAAGTCGTCAATAACGATCCCGTCGTCGCCGGACGCCTGAAGGTCGCCTTCCTTCCCGATTACAATGTCAGCCTCGCCGAAGTCATCATTCCGGCCGCCGATCTCTCCGAACAGATTTCGACCGCCGGCATGGAAGCCTCCGGCACCGGCAACATGAAACTCGCGCTCAACGGCGCGATCACCATCGGCACGCTCGACGGCGCCAATATCGAAATCCGCGATCACGTCGGCGTCGAGAACATCGCGATCTTCGGCATGGAAGCGGGCGATGTGATGGTGCGGCGCAAGCAGGGGCTGGATGCCAGTGACGTCATCCGCGGCTCACCCGGCCTGTCGCGTGCGATCAATGCGATCGGCAGCGGCGAATTTTCGCCTGATGATACCCACCGCTTCGAATCGATCGCGCATGCGCTGCGTCATCTCGATCACTACATGGTCAGCGCGGATTTCGATTCCTACTTTGCCGCGCAACGCGGCATCGATGCGCGCTGGCAGACGCAGGCGGCGTGGGCGCGGGCCTCCATTCTCAACGTGGCGCGGATGGCTTGGTTTTCGTCCGACCGCACTATTGCGGAATATGCCGAGGATATCTGGAACGTCCCGGTCAACGGACGCGCGCCAAGCGAGCCGCTTCGCGCCAAGGGATAGGCCTTCTCACTCGCTGACGATGCCTTCGCCGGCAGCCTCGAGGCGGAAGGCGGCCGCGAACAGCGCGCGGGTATAGTCGGTCTGCGGGCGCTTGAACAGATCTGCCGCCGGCCCCTCTTCCACCACCTTGCCGTTGCGCATCACGATCAGATGGCTTGCAAGGGAAGCGACCACGCGCAGGTCGTGCGAGATGAACATGTAGGTCAGGTCGCGCTTGCGCTGCAATTCGCGCAGCAGATCGACCATCTGGGCCTGGAACAGCATGTCGAGCGCGCTGGTCGGTTCGTCGAGCACCACGAAGTTTGGCTCCAGCACGACCGCGCGTGCAATCGAAATGCGCTGCCGTTGGCCGCCGGAGAATTCGTGCGGATAACGGAACCGCGTCGCCGGGTCGAGGCCGACATCGCGCAGCGCCTGGATCACCCGCGCCTCGCGTTGGTCTCTCGAAAGCTGCGGCTGGTGCACGCTGAGCCCTTCGGCGACGATATCGCCGACCGACATGCGCGGGCTCAACGCGCCGAACGGATCCTGAAACACGATCTGCATGTCGCGGCGGAAGGGCAGCATTTCCTTGAAGCGCAGACCCTGAATCTCGCTGCCGAGAAAAACGATCGGCCCGTCGGAGGAAATCAGGCGCAACAGCGCAAGACCGAGCGTGGTCTTTCCCGAACCGGACTCGCCGACGACGCCGAGCGTCTCGCCCTTGCGCACCGACAACGTGACGCCATCGACCGCCTTGATGTGCCCGACCACCGAGCGCAGCAAGCCGCGCCTGATCGGAAACCAGACCTTGAGATCGGCCGCGGAGATCACCACGGGCGATTCCGGCCGCGGCGGCGCCGGGTCGGGTTTTGGCTCGGCGTTGAGCAGTGCACGGGTATACGGATGCTTCGGCGCGGTGAAGACCTCTTCGACCGGCCCGTGCTCGACGATCTTGCCGTTGTTCATGACACAGACCACGTCCGCGATGCGGCGCACGATGCCGAGGTCGTGGGTGATGAACAACAGGCTCATGCCGAGCCGCTTGCGGATATCCGCAAGCAACGCCAGAATCTGCGCCTGCACAGTGACGTCGAGCGCCGTGGTCGGCTCATCCGCGATCAGCAAATCCGGCTCGTTGGCGAGCGCCATCGCAATCATCACCCGCTGGCGCTGGCCGCCGGAGAGCTGATGCGGATAGCTCCTGAGCCGCGTTTCCGGTTCAGGAATGCCAACCTGTGTCAACAGTTCAAGCGTCCGCGCACGCGCCATCTGGCCGGTGACGCCCTGATGCAATTGCAGAATTTCGCCGATCTGCTGCTCAATCGTGTGCAGCGGATTGAGCGAAGTCATAGGCTCCTGGAAGATGATCGAAATATCGTTGCCGCGGACACCCCGCATTTCGCGCTCCGGCACCTTCAGGAGATCGCGGCCATTGAACAGGATGCTGCCGGAGGGGTGCGAGGCGGTCGGATACGGCAACAGCTTCAAAACCGAGAGCGCACTGACCGATTTGCCGGAGCCAGACTCCCCGACCAGCGCCACGCATTGCCCGCGCCGGATCGAAAATGAAATGCGATCGACCGCAACCGTATCGCCACTCGGCTGGTGAAACACCACCGAGAGATCACGTACATCGAGCAGGGGTTGGTTGATGGCGTCCATGGCGCTCACCTGAACGTCTTGCGCGGGTCGAAGGCGTCGCGGACCGCCTCGCCGATGAAAATCAGAAGCGACAGCATGATCGCTACGGCAAAGAAGCCGGTGAAGCCGAGCCACGGCGCCTGAACGTTGGCCTTGCCCTGCGACAGCAATTCACCAAGCGACGGCGATCCCGGTGGCAGGCCGAAGCCAAGGAAATCGAGCGCGGTCAGCGTCATCACCGACGACGAGACGATGAACGGCAGGAACGTCATGGTCGCGACCATCGCGTTCGGCAGCAGATGGCGGAACATGATGACGGCGTTGGAAACGCCGAGCGCGCGCGCCGCCTGGATGTATTCGAAGTTGCGCCCGCGCAGGAACTCGGCGCGCACCAGGCCAACCAGCGACACCCAGGAAAACAGCAGGAGAATGCCAAGCAGCACGAAGAAGCCGGGCACCAGCACCGACGACAGGATCAACAACAGATAAAGCGAAGGAATTGCGGTCCACACCTCGATCAGGCGCTGGAACGTCAAATCGATCCAGCCGCCGAAATAGCCCTGGATGCCACCCGCGGCGACGCCGATGATCGAGGAGATGATGGTGAGGCTGAGACCGAACAGCACCGAGATGCGGAAGCCGTAGATCAGCCGCGCGACAACATCGCGGCCCTGATCGTCGGTGCCGAGCCAGTTATATTCGAGATCGCGGCAGCCCTTGAGGCCTTTTCTATCCACGACCTCCTTGCACTGCGCCTCCGTCAGCATCCAGGTTGGCGGCGACGGTGCCGGCGTCGGCAGATCGAGGTTATGGGTGTCGTAGGAGTAGCGGATCAGCGGCCAGACGATGGTGCCGCCCTTCGCAGCAATCAGCTTCTGCAAATAAGGATCGCGATAATCCGCCGCCGTTTCGAAGTCGCCGCCGAACGTCGTCTCCGAATAGCTGATGAACGCGGGCCAGTAGAGGTGCCCGTCAAACCGGATCAGGAACGGCCGGTCGTTGGCGATGAGTTCGGCGAACAGCGAGACGAAAAACAGGATCAGGAAAATCCACAGCGACCAGAATCCGCGGCGATTCGATTTGAAATTCTGCCAGCGCCGGCGATTGAGCGGCGAAATGTTGAGCCCGTGATTCGTCGCCGGGACCGCCGTTCCCATCGGCGACTGCGTGGTGGTCTCGACGGGCGTCGGTGCTGGGTTCTCCTTCTGAAGCTCGTAAGTCATCAGACCTCCCGCGCCTCGAAGTCGATCCGGGGATCGACCCACATGTATGCGAGATCGGAGATCAAATTGACGACAAGGCCGACCAGCGAAAAGATATACAGTGTGCCGAACACCACCGGATAATCGCGGTTGAGCACGCTCTCGAAGCCGAGCAGGCCGAGGCCGTCGAGCGAGAAAATCGTCTCGATCAGCAGCGAGCCGGAGAAGAAAGCGTGGATGAACGCGCCGGGAAAGCCCGCGATCACGATCAGCATGGCGTTGCGGAAGATGTGACCGTAAAGCACCTGGTTCTCGCTGCACCCCTTGGCGCGCGCGGTCATCACATATTGCTTGCGGATTTCATCGAGGAAGGAATTCTTGGTCAACAGCGTCATGGTGGCGAAGGCGCCGAGCGCCATCGATATCAACGGCAGGGTGATGTGCCAGAAGTAATCCAGAATCTTCCAGTACCATGGAAATTGGGACCAGCCGTCCGACGTCAGCCCACGCAGCGGGAAGATGCTGAAGAACGAGCCGCCGGCAAACAGGATGATCAGGAGGATCGCGAACAGGAAGCCGGGAATCGCAAAGCCGACGATGATCACCGCCGAGGTCCAGATGTCGAATTCCGAGCCGTCCGCGACAGCCTTGCGGATGCCGAGCGGAATCGAAATCAGATAGGTCAGAAGCGTCATCCAGATGCCGAGCGACATCGAGACCGGCAACTTTTCCTTGATCAGTTGCAACACGCTGACGTCGCGGAAATAGCTCTTGCCAAAATCGAACCGCGAAAAATTCCACACCATCAGCAGGAATCTCTCGGGCGCCGGCTTGTCGAAGCCGAATTGCTTCTCCAGGCTCTTGATGAAATCGGGATCGAGGCCCTGCGCGCCGCGATATTTCGAGCTGACCGCATCCGACGATGCGCCGACCTGGCCCCTGGCTCCGAAATCTCCGCCCGGCGAACCCGAGATTCGCGACGTGCCGCCGGTGTCGGCGCCAGAGAGCTGGGCGATCACCCGCTCGACCGGACCACCGGGCGCGAACTGCACCACGACAAACGACACGAACAGGATTCCCAGCAGGGTGGGAACCATCAGGAAAATGCGGCGTGCGATATAGGCGCCCATGCGTTACTTCGCCTGCTCGAGCTTCGCCGCCTTGGCGGCATCGTACCACCAGAGCTCCGGGGTGCCGGCGCGCGATGCGTAGCGCGGCAGCTTTTCAGGGTGATCGAACATGTCCCAGTAGGCCAGCTTGTGCGTGTTGGCGTACCATTGCGGAATCCAGTAGCGGCCGGCTCGAAAAACGCGATCGAGCGCCCGGCATGCCGTCCTGAGTTCGGCACGCGATTGCGCGGCAATGGCCCGCTCGACCAGCGCATCAATCGCCGGATTGGCAACGCCGGCCAGATTGTAGGAACCCTTGGTCGCCGCCGCCTGCGAGGTGAAATAAGGCCGCAAGCTGTCGCCCGGTGTTGACGACAGGCTGAGGCGCTCGATCGCGATATCGAAATCGAAATCCTCGACACGGGCGCGAAATTGGACGGCATCGATCAGGCGGATGCTGGCGTCGATGCCGAGCAATCCGAGATTCTTGACGAAGGTTGAGTGATGCGGCTGGAAGCTCGGCTCATCGAGCAGAAATTCGACCGACAAGACCTCGCCGTTCGGGAGCTGCCGCTTGCCATCCTTGACCGGAAGACCCGCCTCCTGAAGCAGCTGCTGGGCCTTGCGCAGCAGGTTGCGGTCTTGTCCTGAGCCATCCGAGACCGGCGGCACGAAAGGTTCCTTGAACACCTCGTCGGGCACCTGGCCGCGAAACGGTTCAAGCAGCTTCAGTTCCTCCGGCGATGGCGCCCCGCCTGCCACCATGTCGGAATTCTGGAACGGCGAAATCGTGCGGGCATAAGCGCCGTACATCACGCTCTTGTTGGTCCATTCGAAATCGAAGGCGTAGATCAGGGCTTCGCGGACGCGCGGATCCTTGAACTTGTCGCGCCTTGTATTGATGAACCAACCCTGTCCGCCGGACGGCGTTTCGTCAGGCACCATTTCGCGCTTGACGCGGCCGTCTTTCATGGCCGGAAAATCATAGCGTGTCGCCCAAATCCGCGAGGTGAACTCCTCGCGAAAGAGGTAGTTCTTTCCGGTAAACCCTTCGAAGGCGACATCTCGATCGCGATAAAATTCATAGCGAATGACATCGAAGTTGTAGCTGCCGCGATTGACCGGCAGGCCGGCTGCCCACCAATCTTTCACGCGGTCGAATTCGATGAACCGGTTGGCCTCGAATTTCCCGACCCGGTACGGCCCCGATCCCAAGGGGGTGTCCAGCGACGATTCTTCGAACGCACGTGTCGAATAGTAGGCTTTGGAGAAAATCGGCAGGCCTGCCACGTAGAGCGGAACGTCGCGCGCGCGGTTGGGAGCGAAAGTGACGACGACGGTCGCATCGTCTGCCGCCTCCGCCTTCACCAGGTCCCGCAACTGCACGATAATCAGCGGGTGGCCCTTTGCCTTCAGAGCATTGAACGAGAAAGCGGCATCCTGCGCCGTTAGCTTCGAGCCGTCGTGAAAGCGCGCCTCGGGCCGGATCTTGAAGCGATACTCCAGCCTGTCCGGCGATATCTGCACCGATTTTGCCGCCAGACCATACATCGCATCGGGCTCGTCATTGGCTCGCGCCATCAACGATACAAAGGTCAGGTCCATGCCTTGCGCACCTTCGCCCTTGAGGACGTAGGCATTGAGCGAATTGAAAGTGAAGAAGGATTGGTTATAGGCACGCGTCGGCGGAATCAGCGAGAATAGCCCGCCCTTGGGCGCATCAGGATTGACGTAGTCGAAGCGTTGAAAATCGGCGGGATATTTCAGGTCGCCGAACGCCGAAATCCCGTGGGCCCCACTGCCCGTCTCGGCGGCAAACATCGGCCGCAGCGAGGACGTGCCCAGAGCGCCCGCGCCGAGAACGCCGGCGCCAAGACCGAGCACGTGCCGGCGAGAGAGAAACGCCATGCGAGAAAAATCCCTCAAGATTTCTTGCCGATCCTGGCCGCTTTTTCGGCATCGTACCACCACAGCGATGGCAGGCCCGAGCGGGCGTATTTGGGCAATTCGGCGTGGCTGAAGCGGTCCCATCGTGCGTAGCGCGTGAAGCCGTAGGTGAATTGAGGAACGACGTAAAAATTCCACAGCAGGACGCGATCGAGCGCCCGGGTCGCCGCCACCAATTCCGCACGGTCCTTGGCGAAGATGACCTTGTCGATCAACGCATCAACGGCAGGGTTCTTG comes from the Bradyrhizobium erythrophlei genome and includes:
- a CDS encoding DUF2865 domain-containing protein, with the protein product MRRRMLVAAVVFASAVGLAPHTASAEGLFDMFFGGLGKQQHQASPPQANFFADPSQQPATPASRPVAYGGSGPAFCVRSCDGKYFPLTRGNASPVQMCQAFCPASPTKVFYGSNIDGATGANGERYADSENAFAYRKALRADCTCNGRDAAGLAPVDLTLDASLRAGDVIATTDGLVAYSGIKVGNNNSPEFIPVANYPGLTAEVRARLGNMKVAPVTADAISNEAPNSDITATVAPAAKPVLRGKQAALN
- a CDS encoding RNA polymerase sigma factor region1.1 domain-containing protein — translated: MRNEIVRKAIELGRPHGFVTFDQLDELLRVEMQAETMAPEDIEALLGALSDEGINVVEAC
- a CDS encoding glycogen/starch/alpha-glucan phosphorylase; this encodes MNSPAPGQPIDELALSEIKSAILAKLRLAIGKDAGMATRHDWYKAAALALRDRIVHRWLSAEKQSYDAGRKRVYYLSLEFLIGRLFTDALNNMGLLALFDAALGDLGVGLSDLRKCEPDAALGNGGLGRLAACFMESMATLGIPAIGYGIRYDFGLFRQIINNGWQQEYPDEWLSFGNPWEFQRPEVVYHVHFGGGVEHVETRGRDHAIWHPAETVQAVAYDTPIVGWRGHNVNALRLWSARSPDPLKLDVFNTGDYVGAAAEETRAESICKFLYPNDESPAGRELRLRQEYFFVSASLQDLVKRHLAADGQIRGLAAKVAVQLNDTHPSLAVTELMRILVDLHNIRWDDAWKITVATLSYTNHTLLPEALETWPVELFQRLLPRHLEIIYRINVAHLALAEERCPGDVDFRASVSLIDEKSGRRVRMGQLAFVGSHRINGVSAMHSDLMKETVFHDLNHLYPGRITNKTNGITFRRWLMLANPKLTELLREACGEAVLDDPTRLQLLEKSAGDSAFQDKFRNVKHHNKIALARLIGEKINIKVDPGALFDVQIKRIHEYKRQLLNILEAIALYHAIKDNPQGNWVPRVKIFAGKAAASYRYAKLIIKLINDVAEVVNNDPVVAGRLKVAFLPDYNVSLAEVIIPAADLSEQISTAGMEASGTGNMKLALNGAITIGTLDGANIEIRDHVGVENIAIFGMEAGDVMVRRKQGLDASDVIRGSPGLSRAINAIGSGEFSPDDTHRFESIAHALRHLDHYMVSADFDSYFAAQRGIDARWQTQAAWARASILNVARMAWFSSDRTIAEYAEDIWNVPVNGRAPSEPLRAKG
- a CDS encoding ABC transporter ATP-binding protein yields the protein MDAINQPLLDVRDLSVVFHQPSGDTVAVDRISFSIRRGQCVALVGESGSGKSVSALSVLKLLPYPTASHPSGSILFNGRDLLKVPEREMRGVRGNDISIIFQEPMTSLNPLHTIEQQIGEILQLHQGVTGQMARARTLELLTQVGIPEPETRLRSYPHQLSGGQRQRVMIAMALANEPDLLIADEPTTALDVTVQAQILALLADIRKRLGMSLLFITHDLGIVRRIADVVCVMNNGKIVEHGPVEEVFTAPKHPYTRALLNAEPKPDPAPPRPESPVVISAADLKVWFPIRRGLLRSVVGHIKAVDGVTLSVRKGETLGVVGESGSGKTTLGLALLRLISSDGPIVFLGSEIQGLRFKEMLPFRRDMQIVFQDPFGALSPRMSVGDIVAEGLSVHQPQLSRDQREARVIQALRDVGLDPATRFRYPHEFSGGQRQRISIARAVVLEPNFVVLDEPTSALDMLFQAQMVDLLRELQRKRDLTYMFISHDLRVVASLASHLIVMRNGKVVEEGPAADLFKRPQTDYTRALFAAAFRLEAAGEGIVSE
- a CDS encoding ABC transporter permease, whose translation is MTYELQKENPAPTPVETTTQSPMGTAVPATNHGLNISPLNRRRWQNFKSNRRGFWSLWIFLILFFVSLFAELIANDRPFLIRFDGHLYWPAFISYSETTFGGDFETAADYRDPYLQKLIAAKGGTIVWPLIRYSYDTHNLDLPTPAPSPPTWMLTEAQCKEVVDRKGLKGCRDLEYNWLGTDDQGRDVVARLIYGFRISVLFGLSLTIISSIIGVAAGGIQGYFGGWIDLTFQRLIEVWTAIPSLYLLLILSSVLVPGFFVLLGILLLFSWVSLVGLVRAEFLRGRNFEYIQAARALGVSNAVIMFRHLLPNAMVATMTFLPFIVSSSVMTLTALDFLGFGLPPGSPSLGELLSQGKANVQAPWLGFTGFFAVAIMLSLLIFIGEAVRDAFDPRKTFR
- a CDS encoding microcin C ABC transporter permease YejB; this encodes MGAYIARRIFLMVPTLLGILFVSFVVVQFAPGGPVERVIAQLSGADTGGTSRISGSPGGDFGARGQVGASSDAVSSKYRGAQGLDPDFIKSLEKQFGFDKPAPERFLLMVWNFSRFDFGKSYFRDVSVLQLIKEKLPVSMSLGIWMTLLTYLISIPLGIRKAVADGSEFDIWTSAVIIVGFAIPGFLFAILLIILFAGGSFFSIFPLRGLTSDGWSQFPWYWKILDYFWHITLPLISMALGAFATMTLLTKNSFLDEIRKQYVMTARAKGCSENQVLYGHIFRNAMLIVIAGFPGAFIHAFFSGSLLIETIFSLDGLGLLGFESVLNRDYPVVFGTLYIFSLVGLVVNLISDLAYMWVDPRIDFEAREV
- a CDS encoding extracellular solute-binding protein, with the protein product MAFLSRRHVLGLGAGVLGAGALGTSSLRPMFAAETGSGAHGISAFGDLKYPADFQRFDYVNPDAPKGGLFSLIPPTRAYNQSFFTFNSLNAYVLKGEGAQGMDLTFVSLMARANDEPDAMYGLAAKSVQISPDRLEYRFKIRPEARFHDGSKLTAQDAAFSFNALKAKGHPLIIVQLRDLVKAEAADDATVVVTFAPNRARDVPLYVAGLPIFSKAYYSTRAFEESSLDTPLGSGPYRVGKFEANRFIEFDRVKDWWAAGLPVNRGSYNFDVIRYEFYRDRDVAFEGFTGKNYLFREEFTSRIWATRYDFPAMKDGRVKREMVPDETPSGGQGWFINTRRDKFKDPRVREALIYAFDFEWTNKSVMYGAYARTISPFQNSDMVAGGAPSPEELKLLEPFRGQVPDEVFKEPFVPPVSDGSGQDRNLLRKAQQLLQEAGLPVKDGKRQLPNGEVLSVEFLLDEPSFQPHHSTFVKNLGLLGIDASIRLIDAVQFRARVEDFDFDIAIERLSLSSTPGDSLRPYFTSQAAATKGSYNLAGVANPAIDALVERAIAAQSRAELRTACRALDRVFRAGRYWIPQWYANTHKLAYWDMFDHPEKLPRYASRAGTPELWWYDAAKAAKLEQAK